In Leptospira bouyouniensis, the following proteins share a genomic window:
- a CDS encoding zinc-binding dehydrogenase — MSEWNEMKAVTILKYDETEPQLELREKEIPTPKENEVRIKIHLSPINPSDLMFIRGLYGFKKKAPVSAGFEASGTVDAVGSEIKTLKVGMSVSCVAPQNDGSWAEYMITTEDNCLPLVDGVTLDEGSSFFVNPMTAWAMVSRCQKEGHQAMVQTAAASALGKMVVRLCKEKGIPLINVVRKKEQEDSLAEIGAENILNSTSPNYQKELFKLSKKLNATYAIDAVAGDTAQSLVECMPYGSKLICYGALSEKPFAVNSGIILFQNKKIEGFWLSSWIYEIGLEEFQKQAKEAQKYLKTVFQTKINKRFKFEEYKEGLEFYKQHMTEGKVVFGP; from the coding sequence ATGAGTGAATGGAATGAGATGAAAGCAGTCACCATCCTCAAATACGATGAAACCGAACCACAATTGGAACTCCGTGAAAAAGAAATTCCAACACCAAAAGAGAATGAAGTCAGGATCAAAATCCACCTTTCTCCCATCAATCCATCTGATCTGATGTTCATTCGTGGACTGTATGGATTCAAAAAAAAAGCTCCTGTCTCTGCTGGTTTTGAAGCCAGTGGTACTGTCGATGCAGTTGGCAGTGAAATCAAAACCCTGAAAGTAGGAATGTCTGTTTCTTGTGTGGCCCCTCAAAATGATGGGTCTTGGGCAGAGTATATGATCACTACTGAAGACAACTGTTTGCCGTTAGTAGATGGTGTTACACTTGATGAAGGTTCTAGTTTTTTTGTGAATCCGATGACAGCTTGGGCAATGGTCTCACGATGCCAAAAAGAAGGACACCAGGCGATGGTCCAAACAGCAGCTGCCAGTGCCCTTGGTAAAATGGTAGTTCGCCTTTGTAAAGAAAAAGGTATTCCTTTAATCAATGTTGTGCGAAAGAAAGAACAAGAAGATAGTTTAGCAGAAATTGGTGCTGAAAACATTCTCAATTCCACTTCACCCAATTACCAAAAAGAATTATTCAAACTTTCAAAAAAACTAAATGCTACCTATGCAATTGATGCAGTTGCGGGGGATACGGCTCAGTCTCTTGTGGAATGTATGCCTTATGGGTCCAAACTGATTTGTTATGGAGCGCTATCAGAAAAACCATTTGCTGTGAATTCAGGGATCATCCTTTTCCAAAATAAAAAAATCGAAGGATTTTGGTTATCCTCTTGGATTTATGAAATTGGATTGGAAGAATTTCAAAAACAAGCAAAGGAAGCACAAAAATATTTGAAGACAGTTTTCCAAACCAAAATCAATAAACGATTTAAATTTGAGGAATACAAAGAAGGTTTAGAATTTTATAAACAACATATGACGGAAGGGAAGGTCGTTTTTGGTCCGTAA
- a CDS encoding motility protein A, with translation MDIATVIGLALGLALMLLGVVSGGLALTDLIDIPSVMITFGGAAAATIISFPWTSTIGVGAVTKKAFQNPPSDLPGLITTLVSFSEKARREGLLALEDDINELPEEFLKKGIQLVVDGTDPELVRNIMETEIGNTAARHAYGRGWWDAYAGFAPGFGMLGTLVGLVGMLKNLGGGDASAIGQGMATALITTLYGSLAQNLFAAPVVRKLTRRSEDELVIKQVMVEGTLSIQSGDNPRIVKEKLASFLTPAERVALKDDGD, from the coding sequence ATGGATATAGCTACAGTCATTGGTTTGGCCTTAGGATTGGCCTTGATGTTACTTGGGGTTGTCTCGGGGGGTCTTGCGCTCACTGACCTCATTGATATTCCATCCGTCATGATCACATTCGGTGGTGCGGCAGCCGCGACCATCATCTCTTTCCCATGGACATCTACTATCGGCGTGGGTGCGGTTACAAAAAAAGCATTCCAAAATCCTCCCTCAGATTTACCAGGACTGATTACTACCTTAGTTAGTTTCTCTGAAAAAGCACGTCGTGAAGGATTACTTGCCTTAGAAGATGATATTAATGAATTACCGGAAGAATTTTTAAAGAAGGGAATCCAACTCGTTGTGGATGGAACAGACCCTGAACTTGTACGTAACATTATGGAAACCGAAATTGGTAACACTGCTGCGCGACATGCGTATGGTCGCGGTTGGTGGGATGCTTACGCTGGTTTTGCGCCAGGTTTCGGGATGCTTGGGACCCTTGTGGGTCTTGTGGGGATGTTAAAGAACTTAGGTGGTGGGGATGCGAGTGCCATTGGACAAGGTATGGCAACGGCCCTAATTACCACATTATACGGATCACTTGCCCAGAACTTATTTGCGGCACCTGTCGTAAGAAAACTAACACGTAGATCAGAAGATGAACTTGTGATCAAACAAGTGATGGTGGAAGGGACTTTATCAATTCAATCGGGAGATAACCCAAGGATTGTAAAAGAGAAATTGGCGAGTTTCTTAACTCCTGCTGAACGAGTTGCATTGAAGGATGATGGAGATTAA
- a CDS encoding putative peptidyl-prolyl cis-trans isomerase: protein MQKRPRLPRHLVFIFAAVVSFSLTVPTNPLGSYESLNAVLAIVGPKSISTLDYEEGVERYKNLSRFFPNYRKKGSLHSQVIDFLIDRAVVDNVADEESIQVNEKRIEAEIQKRMEAQGISDLEQFKKSVQNQFNLPYDVWLDDLPYQIKKGQLLQIKVSPPLPSEQEVQAWYNKNKAKVGNEFKFRELVFSPANSSIEEESRLFNELTEIRNKSLQDPSFFKLVASGPRNESRYRLNGGLVNYVPTFELYKTQPTTASVLAQVGGQGKFSEVFRDDRKRYCLVYIEGMRPTPLDAVRKGIQGFLFREKEQTSFEEWVVTTRKNTSITIFDPIYIKEHNISNPEEKYNSD, encoded by the coding sequence ATGCAAAAAAGACCACGACTCCCTCGTCATCTAGTTTTCATTTTTGCTGCGGTTGTTAGTTTTTCACTCACCGTCCCTACCAATCCTCTCGGCTCCTACGAGTCTTTGAATGCGGTCCTTGCGATTGTTGGACCCAAATCTATTTCCACATTGGATTACGAAGAAGGAGTAGAACGGTATAAAAACCTTTCTCGTTTTTTTCCGAACTACCGAAAAAAAGGATCTCTCCATTCGCAAGTCATCGACTTTCTCATTGACAGAGCAGTCGTAGACAATGTTGCCGATGAAGAATCTATCCAAGTCAACGAAAAACGAATCGAAGCCGAAATCCAAAAAAGGATGGAAGCCCAAGGAATCAGTGATTTGGAACAATTTAAAAAATCGGTTCAAAACCAATTTAATCTCCCGTACGATGTTTGGTTAGACGATCTTCCTTACCAAATCAAAAAAGGACAACTTTTACAGATTAAAGTAAGTCCACCTCTTCCTTCAGAACAAGAAGTTCAAGCTTGGTATAACAAAAATAAGGCGAAAGTGGGAAATGAATTTAAATTCCGTGAACTCGTTTTTTCCCCTGCCAATTCGTCTATAGAAGAAGAGTCTCGATTGTTCAATGAACTCACCGAAATCCGAAACAAATCCTTACAAGACCCTTCCTTTTTTAAACTTGTTGCATCTGGACCAAGAAATGAATCTCGTTATCGATTGAATGGTGGACTTGTAAATTATGTTCCTACGTTTGAATTATACAAAACGCAACCCACGACTGCTTCTGTCCTAGCACAGGTTGGAGGTCAGGGAAAATTTTCAGAAGTATTCCGTGACGACAGAAAAAGATATTGTTTGGTATATATTGAAGGTATGAGACCAACCCCACTTGATGCAGTGAGAAAAGGTATCCAAGGATTTTTGTTTCGTGAAAAGGAACAAACTTCCTTTGAGGAATGGGTAGTAACCACACGAAAAAATACATCCATCACGATCTTTGATCCAATATATATCAAAGAACACAATATCAGTAATCCAGAAGAAAAGTACAATTCAGATTAA
- a CDS encoding acyl-CoA desaturase, which yields MNSASSSVEPVVKEQAPLLFLVLFFLVQATVLTVFTVPFSWTLVWVAVGSYFLRMFGITGAYHRYFSHASFKTSRVFQFVLAWIGSMSMQKGALWWAAHHRNHHKYSDTEKDIHSPSRKGFWYSHMFWFLRDDYNDYEAKLIPDFYKFPELRWLDRNHWIPPLTYAILLYAVGGWGWLVYGYAVSTFILGHATWTINSLSHVYGSVRYDSRDTSKNNVWLALLTMGEGWHNNHHYYCSSVNQGFYWYEIDVTYYILKVLSWFGIVWDLKKPPKKVLEEGINRDLAKKQEKLENRKNRSEVKSKKKVEVLST from the coding sequence ATGAATTCTGCATCTTCCTCCGTGGAACCTGTTGTCAAAGAACAGGCACCTCTCCTTTTTTTAGTTTTATTTTTCCTTGTACAAGCGACTGTCTTAACGGTTTTTACTGTCCCCTTTTCCTGGACTTTGGTCTGGGTTGCAGTTGGTTCTTATTTCCTCCGTATGTTTGGAATTACGGGCGCTTACCACCGTTATTTTTCTCATGCTTCCTTTAAAACATCCAGGGTCTTCCAATTTGTATTGGCATGGATTGGTTCGATGTCTATGCAAAAGGGTGCATTATGGTGGGCGGCACATCATAGAAACCATCACAAGTATTCGGATACAGAAAAAGACATCCACTCTCCAAGTAGAAAAGGATTTTGGTATTCGCATATGTTTTGGTTTTTGCGAGACGATTATAATGACTATGAAGCAAAACTCATACCTGACTTTTACAAATTCCCGGAGCTCAGATGGCTTGATCGGAACCATTGGATCCCACCATTAACGTATGCAATTTTACTTTATGCCGTTGGTGGGTGGGGTTGGCTCGTGTATGGTTATGCAGTATCAACTTTTATTTTAGGCCATGCTACATGGACCATCAATTCACTTTCCCATGTATATGGTTCTGTTCGTTATGATTCAAGGGATACAAGTAAAAATAATGTTTGGTTAGCGCTACTCACGATGGGAGAAGGATGGCACAATAACCACCATTACTACTGTTCGTCGGTAAACCAGGGTTTTTATTGGTATGAAATTGATGTTACGTATTATATCCTTAAAGTTCTCAGTTGGTTTGGTATCGTTTGGGATCTAAAAAAACCTCCTAAAAAAGTATTGGAAGAAGGAATTAATCGAGACCTTGCGAAAAAACAAGAGAAGTTAGAAAATCGGAAGAACAGATCAGAGGTAAAATCTAAAAAGAAAGTGGAAGTATTATCTACTTAG
- a CDS encoding flagellar basal body-associated FliL family protein has product MGDREVDEEEGGLAEGSSASAGMSPIVKWLLYIAAAIFGIIIVTVISMFVAQKTATSVFKQQKNISLVKAPPPLEVYTFQEEFRVNTSDVGESHFVKLKMSLGFESGQPALSAELAARVAQMQNIINLVIARKTKDDLKSITNQLDLREEIKAHLNHILTNGKIKEVYFTEFLVN; this is encoded by the coding sequence ATGGGCGACCGTGAAGTAGATGAAGAAGAAGGTGGGTTAGCCGAAGGTAGTTCCGCCTCTGCTGGGATGTCCCCCATTGTCAAATGGTTATTGTACATCGCTGCGGCCATTTTTGGAATTATCATTGTAACCGTAATATCGATGTTTGTTGCTCAAAAAACAGCAACAAGTGTTTTCAAACAACAAAAGAATATTTCACTTGTGAAAGCTCCACCTCCTTTGGAAGTTTACACATTCCAAGAAGAGTTTAGAGTGAATACTTCAGATGTTGGTGAATCACACTTTGTGAAGTTAAAGATGTCTTTAGGATTTGAATCGGGTCAACCTGCACTTTCAGCGGAACTTGCAGCCCGTGTCGCTCAAATGCAAAACATCATTAACTTGGTGATTGCTCGAAAAACAAAAGATGATCTAAAATCCATTACCAACCAATTGGATTTGCGTGAGGAAATCAAAGCCCACTTAAATCACATTTTGACAAATGGAAAAATCAAAGAGGTTTACTTTACCGAGTTCTTGGTAAACTAG
- the motB gene encoding flagellar motor protein MotB — translation MASKKEKCPECIQKVPEFMATYGDMVTLLLCFFILLYTTGKTDAKEMQIILSAFKSTTGFFTGGQTLSKGSLEEMGMQIESLPSQVVGRNLSKSKKDAQEVFKPEVEAGKVRISENERGLVISLVGADYFYPGSAILTPAIRETLRKAAGLIKGLERFVRVEGHSDDDAVNPVSRPGREEREYINNWDLAGARAVNATVFMINSEEIEPSWFQAVSFGSYRPLVLENEGTPEAKAFNRRVDIIILTEKSTKRAPGESKYGLPDTRLPNTETNVEGEF, via the coding sequence ATGGCGTCTAAAAAAGAAAAATGCCCTGAGTGTATCCAAAAAGTTCCTGAGTTCATGGCAACTTACGGGGACATGGTGACACTTCTCCTTTGTTTCTTTATCCTTTTGTATACCACAGGGAAAACGGATGCAAAAGAGATGCAGATCATTCTCTCGGCATTTAAATCCACCACCGGTTTTTTCACTGGTGGACAAACTCTTTCTAAAGGATCTTTGGAAGAGATGGGGATGCAAATTGAATCTCTTCCTTCCCAAGTAGTGGGGCGTAACTTATCCAAATCGAAAAAAGATGCCCAGGAAGTATTCAAACCTGAAGTAGAAGCAGGGAAAGTTAGAATCTCCGAAAACGAAAGAGGTCTTGTGATTTCTCTTGTAGGAGCAGACTATTTTTACCCAGGTTCAGCAATCCTAACACCTGCTATTCGAGAAACACTACGAAAAGCAGCAGGACTTATCAAAGGGCTTGAACGATTTGTTAGAGTAGAAGGGCATAGTGATGATGATGCTGTAAATCCAGTGAGTCGTCCTGGACGTGAAGAAAGAGAATATATCAATAACTGGGATTTGGCGGGAGCAAGGGCAGTTAATGCCACTGTATTTATGATCAACTCAGAAGAAATTGAACCAAGTTGGTTCCAAGCGGTTAGTTTTGGATCCTACAGACCTCTTGTGTTGGAAAATGAAGGTACTCCGGAAGCAAAGGCTTTTAACAGAAGAGTGGATATCATCATTTTAACAGAGAAGTCTACTAAACGAGCACCAGGTGAAAGTAAATATGGATTACCTGACACTCGTTTGCCGAACACTGAAACAAATGTAGAAGGAGAATTTTAA
- a CDS encoding aspartate kinase: MSSKIVVQKYGGTSVGDTTKIKNVAKRIKRYHDEGQKVAVVVSAMGHTTDELVDLADQISQNPPKREMDMLLSTGEQVSIALLAIALNELGVPAQSFTGSQLKILTDGNFSNGKIEMIDRSRIDEAFNKGKVVIVAGFQGIDKDENIVTLGRGGSDTSAVALAAALGADECEIYTDVDGVYTADPRKIPTAKMHKQITYEEMLELASLGAGVLHSRSVELGMNYNVVIHVRSSFHDKPGTLVMSEDKIMEKMKVSGVTAKGDQARVTIADVKDKPGIAADLFTQLSNKDVIVDVIVQSSPRDGINTISFTIAKKDINAAKPIIEAYAKEHGNGKAEIDENISIVSAVGVGMKSHVGVAAKMFQSLAEKNINIEMISTSEIKISCVIKQNQAEDAVKALHTTFIG; this comes from the coding sequence ATGTCATCGAAAATCGTTGTCCAAAAATACGGTGGAACCTCAGTTGGTGACACCACCAAAATTAAAAATGTGGCGAAACGTATCAAACGTTACCACGACGAAGGCCAAAAAGTTGCCGTTGTAGTTTCTGCAATGGGACATACTACCGACGAACTTGTCGATCTTGCCGACCAAATTTCTCAAAATCCACCAAAACGTGAAATGGATATGTTACTCTCCACAGGAGAACAAGTTTCCATCGCATTACTCGCAATAGCTCTCAATGAGTTAGGAGTCCCTGCTCAATCTTTTACAGGTTCTCAGTTAAAGATTTTAACAGATGGAAACTTTTCTAATGGAAAAATCGAAATGATCGACAGGTCAAGAATCGACGAAGCCTTTAACAAAGGGAAGGTGGTGATTGTTGCTGGATTCCAAGGAATCGACAAAGATGAAAACATTGTCACATTGGGCAGAGGTGGAAGTGATACTTCTGCTGTGGCTCTTGCGGCGGCACTTGGTGCAGACGAATGTGAAATTTATACAGATGTAGATGGTGTATATACAGCTGACCCAAGAAAAATCCCGACAGCAAAAATGCACAAACAAATCACGTATGAAGAGATGTTAGAACTCGCAAGTCTTGGGGCCGGAGTTCTCCATTCTCGAAGCGTAGAATTAGGAATGAATTACAACGTGGTGATCCACGTGCGATCTAGTTTCCATGATAAACCGGGAACATTAGTTATGAGTGAGGATAAAATAATGGAAAAAATGAAAGTAAGCGGAGTAACAGCAAAAGGGGACCAAGCACGTGTTACCATCGCTGATGTAAAAGACAAACCAGGGATTGCAGCCGATCTTTTCACTCAATTATCCAACAAAGATGTCATTGTTGACGTGATCGTTCAATCTTCTCCAAGGGACGGTATCAATACTATTTCTTTTACCATTGCTAAAAAAGATATCAATGCAGCGAAACCAATTATTGAAGCATATGCAAAGGAACATGGAAATGGAAAAGCAGAAATTGACGAAAACATTTCGATAGTTTCGGCTGTGGGAGTTGGTATGAAATCACATGTTGGTGTGGCGGCAAAAATGTTCCAATCGCTTGCTGAAAAAAATATCAATATCGAGATGATTTCGACATCTGAGATCAAAATTTCTTGTGTCATCAAACAAAACCAAGCGGAAGACGCAGTAAAAGCTTTACATACTACCTTCATCGGGTAG
- a CDS encoding glycosyltransferase — MKVAIIHDWLTGMRGGEVVLDSMLKAYPEADLFSLFYLKGKLNARIENRKITTAFTNNLPFKEKYYRYYLPLFPTAIESLDLKGYDVVISSSHCVAKGVIPHPDTFHLSYVHSPMRYVWDMYYDYFPNRKGFKFFLLQSIANYLRTWDAASANRVDYFTCNSHFVGRRIQKYYRRDYKIIYPPCLPQDFRVHDNSKDDYYLMVSAFAPYKKIDLAIEAFRENGKPLILVGGGQEEGKLVKNLPKNILWKKGLPRTEVIELYKKARGFIFPGMEDFGITPVESQAYATPVIAYGKGGALESVKEGKTGVFFEEQTVKSLNDAIKRSEKIQFKRWDFQNSINRFTEEKFVSEIRKVVDRHK; from the coding sequence ATGAAAGTTGCAATTATACATGATTGGCTCACCGGTATGCGGGGTGGAGAAGTTGTTCTTGATAGTATGTTAAAAGCATACCCAGAGGCTGATTTGTTTAGTTTGTTTTATTTAAAAGGGAAACTAAACGCACGAATTGAAAACAGAAAGATTACAACAGCCTTTACAAACAACCTTCCGTTTAAAGAGAAATACTATCGTTATTATCTTCCTTTATTCCCTACGGCAATCGAATCCTTGGATCTTAAAGGATACGATGTTGTCATCAGCTCTTCCCACTGTGTCGCCAAAGGTGTCATCCCTCATCCTGATACATTTCATCTAAGTTATGTGCATAGCCCAATGCGTTATGTTTGGGATATGTATTATGATTATTTTCCAAACCGAAAGGGTTTTAAATTTTTTCTTTTACAATCTATTGCCAATTACCTTCGCACTTGGGATGCTGCTTCTGCAAACCGTGTGGATTATTTTACATGTAACTCACATTTTGTGGGAAGGCGAATCCAAAAGTACTACCGCCGTGATTATAAAATCATTTATCCACCATGTTTGCCCCAAGACTTTCGTGTGCATGATAACTCAAAAGATGATTATTATTTGATGGTATCTGCCTTTGCACCTTATAAAAAAATTGACCTTGCCATCGAAGCCTTTCGAGAGAATGGAAAACCACTTATCCTTGTGGGTGGGGGCCAGGAAGAAGGAAAACTCGTCAAAAATCTCCCAAAAAATATCCTTTGGAAAAAAGGACTTCCCCGCACCGAAGTGATCGAATTGTATAAAAAGGCTCGTGGGTTTATTTTCCCAGGGATGGAAGACTTTGGGATCACTCCTGTGGAATCCCAAGCCTATGCCACTCCTGTCATCGCATATGGGAAAGGTGGTGCCTTAGAGTCGGTAAAAGAGGGCAAAACAGGGGTATTTTTCGAAGAACAAACGGTAAAATCCTTAAATGATGCCATCAAACGGTCAGAAAAAATCCAATTCAAACGTTGGGATTTCCAAAATTCCATCAATCGATTCACGGAAGAAAAATTCGTAAGCGAAATTCGAAAGGTAGTCGATAGACATAAATAG
- a CDS encoding LEA type 2 family protein, with the protein MLVTFVFSNCISDTKKNLDSLKACKFDLVDVRVDLKPNPSFPLIPLLDLYPQISVTNPNPTKVNIYQFDLDIELVTSQGKEYIGKLQNESPVEVEPNSETLVVLKLVPEQKGSILPKLLMLAKQLGEAARKGGEAEFEIYGTVQVDSVFGKLPIPIREVSRIKLKK; encoded by the coding sequence TTGCTGGTAACATTTGTTTTTTCAAATTGTATCAGCGATACAAAAAAAAATCTCGATAGCCTCAAAGCGTGTAAGTTTGATTTGGTGGATGTTCGCGTTGACCTAAAACCAAATCCAAGTTTTCCTCTCATACCTTTACTTGATTTATATCCACAAATTTCTGTCACCAATCCAAATCCTACCAAAGTCAACATTTACCAATTTGATTTGGACATTGAACTTGTTACTTCGCAAGGGAAGGAATACATTGGAAAACTCCAAAACGAGAGCCCCGTTGAAGTAGAACCAAATTCTGAAACTTTAGTTGTATTAAAACTAGTGCCTGAACAAAAGGGATCCATCCTTCCAAAACTTTTAATGTTAGCCAAACAACTTGGTGAAGCAGCGAGAAAAGGGGGAGAAGCAGAATTTGAAATCTACGGAACAGTGCAAGTGGATAGTGTTTTTGGAAAACTTCCAATACCAATCAGGGAAGTTTCTCGGATCAAATTAAAAAAATGA
- a CDS encoding LIC13255 family lipoprotein produces the protein MNSNSLIRFLLIIVSCIALQCIQNRDDLFYSAVEGNQKIFENYALKNSACGSNKLPGSLALGRVKIDDAKLCFRAIELTSCPAWNTEGFIPDSCKVIGTSLR, from the coding sequence ATGAATTCAAATTCTTTGATTCGTTTCCTGCTGATCATTGTTAGTTGCATCGCATTGCAGTGCATACAAAATCGAGATGACTTGTTTTACTCTGCCGTCGAAGGAAACCAAAAAATATTCGAAAATTATGCACTCAAAAACTCAGCATGTGGCTCCAATAAACTACCAGGATCACTTGCCCTTGGAAGAGTCAAAATTGACGACGCAAAACTTTGTTTTAGAGCTATAGAACTCACAAGTTGTCCTGCATGGAATACTGAGGGTTTTATTCCTGATTCTTGTAAAGTGATTGGAACAAGTTTGCGATAG
- a CDS encoding MlaD family protein has translation MKSKKLNNETITGIIFFSILVFAFFTTVIQPDRPTKKYPYRLSLFYSRIDGIKEGTEVRILGIQKGYVAHIDSRPLIDVPDRRFLDHNMDHAIELHIALEDPLTLWDNYEVDFQTVTLFSGRIININPGSSDGKRPFFKPTFREGEKTPDYLPSARYFDDFFKATSATMEENRADLRQITLDFRSITDKLNQTQGTIPKIIGSTEMYDELLATIKDAEAIGKEGRRYMESSRNLENTMPIPFLITASYYGRTTPITGRRIGPQN, from the coding sequence GTGAAATCAAAAAAATTAAACAACGAAACCATCACCGGTATCATTTTTTTTTCGATTTTGGTTTTTGCATTTTTTACAACTGTTATCCAACCAGATAGACCTACCAAAAAATATCCTTATCGACTTTCATTGTTTTATTCACGAATTGATGGGATCAAAGAAGGGACCGAAGTTCGAATCCTTGGAATCCAAAAGGGATACGTAGCTCATATTGATTCCAGACCACTTATCGATGTCCCAGATCGAAGATTTCTCGACCATAACATGGATCATGCGATCGAACTCCATATTGCTTTGGAAGATCCATTGACATTATGGGATAATTATGAGGTGGATTTTCAAACCGTTACTTTATTCTCGGGTAGGATCATCAATATTAACCCTGGGAGTTCTGATGGAAAACGACCCTTTTTCAAACCTACCTTTCGAGAAGGGGAAAAAACTCCAGATTACTTACCATCGGCAAGGTATTTTGATGATTTTTTTAAAGCTACTTCTGCAACCATGGAAGAAAATAGAGCAGATCTAAGACAAATCACATTGGATTTTCGTTCCATCACCGATAAATTAAATCAAACACAAGGTACGATTCCTAAAATTATAGGGAGTACCGAGATGTATGATGAACTTCTTGCGACCATCAAAGACGCAGAAGCCATAGGAAAGGAAGGAAGAAGGTATATGGAAAGTTCTAGAAATTTAGAAAATACCATGCCAATTCCTTTTTTAATAACAGCATCGTATTACGGCCGTACTACGCCGATAACTGGAAGAAGGATTGGACCACAGAATTAA
- a CDS encoding flagellar FlbD family protein has translation MVILHRLKGAEFVLNADLIETIEANPDTIITLVNEKKFIVQETVTDVVEKVIAYQTRIHNLPRVGEKRPEET, from the coding sequence TTGGTCATTTTACATCGACTCAAAGGTGCGGAATTTGTTCTCAATGCAGATTTGATTGAGACCATCGAAGCAAATCCAGATACGATCATCACTCTTGTGAATGAGAAGAAATTCATTGTACAAGAGACGGTAACGGACGTTGTGGAAAAGGTAATCGCTTACCAAACAAGAATCCACAACCTACCTCGAGTGGGTGAAAAAAGGCCTGAGGAAACATAA